In Calditrichia bacterium, a single genomic region encodes these proteins:
- a CDS encoding phosphomannomutase/phosphoglucomutase, with protein sequence MGKLNPFIFREYDIRGVVDQDLTEYTVELLGKGLGTYFLRNNAQTISVGGDVRLHTERLRGYLLKGLLSTGINVTDLGPVPTGLQYFSLYKLGVDGGVQITGSHNPPEFNGFKLTLGTLPVYGEQIQEIYQLMLKEDFEKGSGTVSKYDIYEDYYKDTVERLNIKRPVKVVVDCGNGAGSLVACELFKRLGVDAEMLYCEPDGNFPNHHPDPTELHNIQDLIKKVKETGAELGIGYDGDADRIGVVDENGDVIFGDRLLLIFAKQILKDHPGGQVVFDVKCSQALPEAIEKMGGKPVMWKTGHSLLKKKMKETGAPLGGEMSGHTFIKDRFYGYDDAVYVSARLIEIVSQSNQKVSEFLNDVPDYFSTPEIRVECNSDEEKFEIVKKAIAYFKENHNVIDVDGVRILFGDGWGLVRASNTQPVIVVRFEARSKERVKEIEDLVMGKLKSFGEIKY encoded by the coding sequence ATGGGCAAACTCAACCCCTTTATTTTTCGCGAATACGACATCCGGGGCGTGGTAGATCAGGATTTGACAGAATACACGGTTGAACTACTCGGCAAGGGTCTGGGAACTTATTTTTTGCGCAACAACGCGCAAACCATCAGCGTTGGCGGCGATGTGCGATTGCATACCGAAAGACTGCGCGGATATTTGCTGAAGGGGTTGCTCTCCACCGGCATCAATGTGACGGATTTGGGACCGGTTCCCACCGGGCTGCAATATTTTTCATTGTATAAATTGGGCGTAGATGGCGGTGTGCAAATTACCGGCAGCCACAATCCCCCGGAATTCAACGGGTTCAAATTAACGCTGGGAACGCTGCCGGTTTACGGCGAGCAGATTCAGGAAATCTATCAACTGATGCTCAAAGAAGATTTTGAAAAAGGCAGCGGAACGGTTTCAAAATATGATATTTACGAAGATTATTATAAAGATACCGTCGAACGCCTGAACATTAAACGTCCGGTGAAAGTTGTGGTCGATTGCGGTAACGGTGCCGGATCGCTGGTGGCCTGCGAGCTGTTCAAACGATTGGGCGTAGATGCCGAAATGCTCTATTGCGAGCCGGACGGCAACTTCCCGAACCACCACCCGGATCCCACCGAATTACACAACATTCAGGATTTGATCAAAAAAGTAAAAGAAACCGGCGCCGAGTTAGGTATCGGATACGATGGCGATGCGGATCGCATTGGCGTGGTCGATGAAAACGGCGATGTGATCTTCGGCGACCGCCTGCTGCTCATTTTCGCCAAACAGATTCTGAAAGATCATCCCGGCGGTCAGGTGGTGTTCGATGTAAAATGCTCGCAGGCGCTGCCCGAAGCGATCGAAAAGATGGGTGGCAAACCGGTCATGTGGAAAACCGGTCACTCGTTGCTGAAAAAGAAGATGAAAGAAACCGGCGCACCGCTCGGCGGCGAAATGAGCGGACACACGTTCATCAAAGATCGGTTTTACGGTTACGATGATGCGGTTTATGTTTCCGCACGGTTGATTGAAATCGTATCGCAAAGCAACCAGAAAGTCAGCGAATTTTTGAATGACGTGCCGGATTATTTTTCGACGCCGGAAATCCGGGTGGAATGCAATTCCGACGAAGAAAAATTTGAAATCGTCAAAAAAGCGATCGCCTATTTTAAGGAAAATCATAATGTTATCGATGTGGACGGCGTGCGTATCCTCTTTGGCGATGGCTGGGGACTGGTTCGCGCATCCAACACACAACCGGTAATTGTGGTGCGTTTCGAAGCACGCTCGAAAGAACGGGTGAAAGAAATTGAGGATCTGGTGATGGGCAAACTGAAATCGTTCGGCGAAATCAAATATTAA
- a CDS encoding inositol monophosphatase — protein MSLDSQQLLHTAIDAARIAGAYLLEQAGKLDRSKIVEKKANDFVTEVDRGAERLVIDRIRREHPEHQFLAEESGRSTATGDIVWIIDPLDGTTNYIQKIPFYAVSIAAYNGTELLAGVVFNPKLSEFFSAAKGLGAFLNDAPIRVSTEPDFSRAFLATGFPHQRKRNLPPFLTATNEIFFGSAGIRRLGSAALDLCYTACGRFDGYWELGLNPWDCAAGCLLVSEAGGTVSDFWGDSAYLENGHVIAANPAVHKQLQFHLSNHFTERLT, from the coding sequence ATGTCCTTAGATTCGCAACAATTGCTACACACCGCCATCGATGCAGCGCGCATCGCCGGCGCGTATCTGTTGGAACAGGCAGGGAAGCTCGATCGCTCCAAAATTGTTGAAAAAAAAGCCAATGATTTTGTAACGGAAGTGGATCGCGGCGCTGAGCGTCTTGTTATCGACCGCATTCGCCGGGAGCATCCCGAACACCAGTTTTTAGCAGAAGAAAGCGGTCGCTCAACAGCTACCGGCGATATCGTCTGGATTATCGATCCGTTGGACGGCACCACCAATTACATCCAGAAAATCCCATTTTACGCGGTATCCATTGCCGCATACAACGGCACGGAACTATTGGCCGGCGTTGTGTTTAACCCCAAACTTTCTGAATTTTTCTCCGCCGCAAAAGGTCTTGGCGCATTTTTGAATGACGCCCCGATCCGGGTCAGCACCGAGCCGGATTTCTCCCGTGCTTTTTTGGCAACGGGATTTCCCCACCAACGCAAACGCAATCTTCCCCCATTTCTCACAGCCACCAACGAGATATTTTTTGGTTCCGCCGGTATCCGCCGACTGGGTTCCGCCGCGCTCGATTTGTGTTATACCGCCTGCGGCCGGTTCGATGGCTATTGGGAATTGGGATTAAATCCGTGGGATTGTGCCGCCGGCTGCCTGCTGGTCAGCGAAGCGGGCGGAACGGTCAGCGATTTTTGGGGAGATTCGGCATATCTGGAAAATGGCCACGTCATTGCCGCCAATCCGGCAGTTCACAAACAACTCCAATTTCATTTAAGTAACCATTTTACCGAGAGGTTAACATGA
- a CDS encoding ribose-phosphate pyrophosphokinase — protein sequence MSEVRTIHSNRGALSIMACDSGRPFAKRIIKELNKVARENYESSNHRLKYTNEINFPNGEVKMVIDENVRGDDLYIVQAIDDPCSPQSVNDNLMSVMTAVHAAFQSDADHISVVLPQFPYSRQERRKTREAITAKLVANMLEMAGAQRVITLDIHSEAIQGFFTNARLEDLHASRVFLDYLQEILRIDPTRLVCTSPDVGSVQRARHYAKKLGSDLAIVDKSRDYTKVSTIASMRLVGNVKGKEVLLVDDIIATGGTLVNAMRLLKDSGAEKITVLASLPFFSGNCREKLDKAYEEGLLDTIIGTDAVYHGKEFVESTPWYHEVSVAPLFARVIYNINMKQSVSELLK from the coding sequence ATGAGCGAGGTTCGCACCATTCACTCCAACCGGGGTGCGCTTTCTATTATGGCATGCGATTCCGGTCGCCCTTTTGCCAAAAGAATTATCAAAGAGTTGAACAAGGTTGCCCGTGAAAATTATGAATCATCCAACCACCGGCTCAAATATACCAACGAGATTAATTTCCCGAACGGGGAAGTTAAAATGGTGATCGATGAAAATGTTCGCGGCGATGATTTATACATCGTTCAGGCGATTGATGATCCGTGTTCACCACAGTCCGTTAACGACAATTTAATGTCGGTGATGACGGCTGTACATGCCGCGTTTCAGTCCGACGCGGACCACATATCCGTGGTGCTGCCGCAGTTCCCGTATTCCCGGCAGGAGCGGCGAAAAACGCGCGAAGCGATAACCGCCAAACTGGTTGCCAACATGCTGGAAATGGCCGGCGCTCAGCGCGTAATAACCCTGGATATCCACTCCGAAGCGATCCAGGGTTTTTTTACGAATGCCCGGTTGGAAGATTTACACGCATCGCGGGTGTTTCTGGATTATCTGCAGGAAATTTTGCGCATCGATCCCACCCGGTTGGTTTGCACATCGCCGGATGTGGGCAGCGTGCAGCGTGCCCGCCACTACGCCAAAAAATTGGGCTCAGATCTGGCGATTGTCGATAAATCGCGCGATTACACCAAAGTGAGCACCATTGCCAGCATGCGACTGGTGGGCAATGTGAAGGGAAAAGAAGTGCTGCTGGTTGATGATATTATTGCAACCGGCGGAACGCTGGTTAACGCCATGCGATTGCTGAAAGACAGCGGCGCGGAAAAAATTACCGTGCTGGCCAGCCTGCCATTTTTCAGCGGCAATTGCCGGGAAAAACTGGACAAAGCCTATGAAGAAGGGTTGTTGGATACAATCATCGGTACCGACGCCGTGTATCACGGAAAGGAATTTGTGGAGAGCACGCCGTGGTATCACGAAGTGAGCGTTGCCCCGCTGTTCGCCCGCGTGATTTACAATATTAACATGAAGCAATCCGTCAGCGAATTGCTCAAATAG
- a CDS encoding T9SS type A sorting domain-containing protein translates to MKRQVFYLIMTILMVGHTLRAQESASGKTGETGSANGLNRQTNTESRADISPDHPLYQQWQAAQNRANAVGSAINEDQTELKQHNAPVAQWRYLSNLSADEKANAVLNFELPQSDGAFSAQARDIESLWNSGSHDAAIAQLRELQNRADAPDFGIAISWRSPKNVDLSALSAGPDVQISSVTPVQNHVLDFHDATGNLFSVVLYNDISLGKKRYTVNISTDGGASWAETFTYTPDGAELNDIGAAVVDDYLYVAYVGDANQLEARSRRFFAGTGTVDNVYFFKVIHNSNVVVDDVVMSANQDFFNNRIYFTAILNNGTLLFYWATGSGGDPWNALATGITNASHGLDACTNQNYTDRFFLASYVATDGQLHVIMRGTGTAWTDMSIDPATANTGDRTSIAAYANTFLVVWENADNDIRYRVSYDEGASWLWGYVATGTELYSAPHATGRLNGGFQVSYAEEVGEPDDVYTTRREYASPPFEAATKINEVDIVTGTPTQVEILPDGGYGIAWIGGASEAWFDRIGGGPTEPDIDVNPTAMTVNENSPSAQQSPQNITFNTAQAINLFEPAQLTDAPVEPREQTMLAAFMDEPTTANISYVKITASPEETDAIFLDLGSVTAHAQRTQLARRGYRDYTWFGAVNDGQNGSVTFVVTGEDITGTIRAHGRLFAVRPIGGGYHALIEQDFGTMPEHPAEWQQIENREISREHLRDAGTYDPFADDGSVIDILVAYTPAAAAAAGNINSLIQLSVDETNQAYANSSIFPTINLVHSYQTAYVESGNFVTDVDRFRIPGDGFMDEVHGLRNTHKADLCVLILNNPSFCGLASTILADETEAFCGVHWSCSTGNFSFGHELGHLQGCRHNPEADPTTTPFAYGHGLLDITNDFRTVMSYNDGTCPGGSCLRVQHFSNPDVNYFGNTTGSNATHDNARVIDETAFTMANFRTGGSSSPDVFTISNLGTATLNITGISTNQPWLSTADHPAPTFGINPGSGQSVRVVIDWTMLAAPATGDVIIASNDPDEPSIRVVITAIPDIPTLSDADISATPNSQTIGSSAGEQFSLAIRLGDSLAITAPDDFLGVSFNLEWDKPALVDYVSHTPGAMLGASPIVLVTSFNDHIEAGLTRTDGVGQTGSGTVLNLTFELAQSLAADDTIRFRFASVAATQSNGDPLLLEPRDPIYVYVTACGAFVWPGDCNNDGITNATDVLFIGLRYNQSGPARASQGCAWEAKCATAWATPNAVYADANGNGTVNAADVLCIGLNYNKTHTAAASKPARSNETAIRNADAPVLNYQLFDLRNRPVDVANLQTGEEFYVAINSSKNSDLHGISASLDFSGSTAEIAVVDEFAQNGVQPSGEFGDDALALAHLDAEARQIDVAASRVDGQSAAISGELLRIRVRVVRSGKLDFSIVAAQAVAADGEAIAIATDADESAEAALNANAPIEFSANAFPNPFNPSTKIAFALPQSSKVELTIYNALGQQVARLIDGKEFQPGNHSIQWNAASLPSGMYFYVIKTPYFQHTAKMMLLK, encoded by the coding sequence ATGAAACGACAGGTTTTTTATTTGATCATGACCATCCTGATGGTTGGTCACACCCTCCGGGCGCAGGAAAGTGCATCCGGTAAAACCGGCGAAACCGGTTCCGCAAACGGACTGAATCGCCAGACAAACACTGAAAGCCGGGCGGATATTTCCCCGGATCACCCGCTGTATCAACAATGGCAGGCAGCGCAAAACCGCGCCAACGCCGTTGGCAGCGCAATCAATGAAGATCAAACCGAATTGAAACAGCACAACGCACCGGTAGCACAATGGCGTTATTTATCGAATTTGAGTGCGGATGAAAAAGCCAATGCCGTGCTGAATTTCGAATTGCCGCAATCGGACGGCGCGTTTTCCGCACAGGCACGCGACATCGAATCGCTGTGGAACAGCGGCTCGCACGATGCTGCAATTGCCCAATTGCGCGAATTGCAAAACCGTGCAGACGCACCGGATTTCGGCATCGCCATCAGTTGGCGTTCGCCGAAAAACGTTGATTTATCAGCACTTAGCGCAGGACCGGATGTGCAAATCAGCAGCGTCACGCCCGTGCAAAATCACGTGCTGGATTTCCACGATGCCACCGGAAACCTGTTTTCGGTTGTGTTATATAATGATATTTCACTCGGCAAAAAACGCTACACCGTCAATATTTCCACCGATGGCGGGGCAAGCTGGGCAGAAACATTCACGTACACACCGGATGGCGCGGAATTGAACGACATCGGCGCTGCGGTTGTGGATGATTATTTGTATGTCGCATACGTTGGCGATGCCAATCAGCTGGAAGCCCGCTCCCGGCGATTTTTCGCCGGCACCGGCACGGTGGATAATGTCTATTTCTTCAAAGTGATCCACAATTCCAACGTGGTTGTGGACGATGTGGTCATGTCTGCCAATCAGGATTTTTTCAACAATCGCATCTATTTTACCGCGATTTTGAACAACGGCACGCTGCTGTTTTATTGGGCAACCGGCAGCGGCGGCGATCCCTGGAATGCGCTCGCTACCGGCATTACCAACGCTTCGCACGGGTTGGATGCCTGCACCAATCAAAATTATACCGACAGATTTTTTCTCGCATCGTATGTCGCAACGGATGGTCAGTTACACGTAATCATGCGCGGAACCGGCACCGCCTGGACAGACATGAGCATCGATCCCGCAACGGCTAACACCGGCGACAGAACATCGATTGCGGCGTATGCAAACACGTTTTTGGTCGTTTGGGAAAACGCCGACAACGACATTCGCTATCGCGTATCGTACGACGAAGGCGCGAGCTGGCTGTGGGGTTACGTGGCGACGGGTACCGAACTGTATTCCGCACCGCACGCAACCGGCAGGTTAAATGGCGGATTTCAGGTCAGTTATGCGGAAGAAGTGGGCGAACCGGACGATGTCTACACCACTCGTCGCGAATACGCCAGCCCGCCGTTCGAAGCTGCCACAAAAATCAACGAAGTGGATATCGTTACCGGAACACCGACCCAGGTTGAAATTTTACCCGACGGCGGATACGGTATCGCGTGGATCGGCGGCGCATCGGAAGCCTGGTTCGATCGCATCGGCGGCGGCCCCACCGAACCGGATATCGACGTCAATCCGACCGCGATGACGGTCAACGAAAACAGCCCGTCCGCACAACAATCGCCGCAGAACATCACGTTCAACACGGCACAGGCAATCAATCTGTTCGAACCCGCGCAACTCACCGATGCACCGGTGGAACCGCGCGAACAAACCATGCTCGCCGCATTTATGGACGAGCCGACAACCGCAAACATAAGTTATGTAAAAATAACCGCTTCGCCGGAAGAAACGGACGCGATATTTCTCGATCTGGGCAGCGTTACCGCCCATGCCCAGCGCACCCAACTGGCGCGTCGCGGCTACCGCGATTACACCTGGTTTGGCGCAGTGAATGACGGACAAAACGGTTCCGTGACTTTCGTCGTGACCGGCGAAGACATCACCGGAACGATTCGCGCCCACGGTCGATTGTTCGCAGTGCGTCCGATCGGCGGCGGTTATCACGCGCTGATCGAACAGGATTTCGGCACGATGCCGGAACATCCCGCCGAATGGCAGCAAATTGAAAATCGCGAAATCAGCCGCGAACATTTGCGCGATGCCGGCACATACGATCCGTTCGCCGATGACGGTTCGGTGATCGATATTCTGGTGGCATACACGCCTGCCGCGGCCGCTGCTGCCGGGAATATCAATTCGCTCATCCAGCTTTCCGTGGATGAAACCAACCAGGCTTACGCCAACAGCAGCATTTTCCCGACGATTAATCTGGTGCACAGCTACCAGACCGCATACGTTGAAAGCGGCAATTTCGTGACGGATGTCGACCGTTTCCGCATTCCCGGCGACGGATTTATGGACGAAGTTCACGGATTGCGCAACACCCACAAAGCCGATTTGTGTGTGCTTATCTTAAACAATCCCAGTTTTTGCGGACTCGCATCGACCATTTTAGCCGATGAAACCGAAGCGTTTTGCGGCGTTCACTGGTCCTGCTCCACCGGCAATTTCTCGTTCGGTCACGAACTGGGACATTTGCAGGGCTGCCGCCACAATCCCGAAGCGGACCCGACAACCACACCGTTCGCGTATGGTCACGGATTGCTCGATATCACCAACGATTTCCGCACGGTGATGAGCTACAACGACGGCACCTGCCCCGGCGGTTCCTGTCTGCGGGTGCAGCATTTCTCCAATCCGGATGTGAATTATTTTGGCAACACCACCGGCTCGAACGCCACCCACGACAACGCCCGCGTGATCGACGAAACCGCGTTCACGATGGCCAATTTCCGCACCGGCGGCTCCAGCTCCCCGGATGTGTTCACCATCAGCAATCTCGGAACGGCAACATTGAACATCACCGGCATCAGCACGAATCAGCCGTGGTTGTCCACCGCCGATCATCCCGCGCCGACCTTCGGCATCAATCCGGGCAGCGGACAATCCGTTCGCGTGGTCATCGACTGGACGATGCTGGCCGCACCGGCAACCGGTGATGTGATCATCGCATCCAACGATCCCGACGAACCGAGCATTCGCGTGGTCATCACCGCCATTCCGGATATCCCGACACTATCAGACGCGGATATCTCCGCAACGCCGAACAGCCAGACCATCGGCAGCAGCGCCGGCGAACAGTTTTCGCTCGCCATCCGCCTCGGCGATTCGCTGGCGATCACCGCGCCGGACGATTTTCTCGGCGTATCTTTCAATCTCGAATGGGACAAACCCGCGCTGGTCGATTACGTGTCGCACACTCCGGGCGCAATGCTCGGCGCCAGCCCGATTGTTTTGGTGACGTCGTTTAACGATCACATCGAAGCCGGGCTCACCCGCACCGATGGCGTCGGGCAAACCGGTTCCGGCACCGTGCTGAACCTGACCTTTGAACTGGCACAATCGCTGGCCGCCGATGACACGATTCGCTTCCGTTTCGCCAGCGTTGCCGCTACCCAGAGCAACGGCGATCCGCTACTGCTCGAACCGCGCGACCCGATTTATGTGTATGTGACCGCCTGCGGCGCATTTGTGTGGCCCGGCGACTGCAATAACGATGGCATCACCAACGCCACGGACGTGCTGTTTATCGGATTGCGATACAACCAGAGCGGACCCGCCCGCGCCTCGCAAGGCTGCGCATGGGAAGCCAAATGCGCCACCGCCTGGGCAACCCCGAATGCGGTTTACGCAGATGCCAACGGCAACGGCACCGTGAACGCCGCCGACGTGCTCTGCATCGGGTTAAATTACAACAAAACCCACACCGCCGCGGCCAGCAAACCGGCACGCAGCAACGAAACTGCCATTCGCAATGCGGATGCGCCCGTGCTCAATTATCAACTGTTTGATTTGCGCAACCGTCCGGTGGACGTTGCCAATCTGCAAACCGGCGAAGAATTTTATGTAGCCATCAACAGCAGCAAAAACAGTGACTTGCACGGCATCTCTGCATCGTTGGATTTCAGCGGATCGACTGCGGAAATCGCGGTGGTCGATGAATTCGCACAGAACGGCGTGCAACCCTCCGGCGAATTTGGCGATGACGCGCTGGCGCTGGCACATCTCGATGCCGAAGCACGGCAAATTGACGTCGCCGCCAGCCGGGTGGACGGACAATCTGCCGCCATTTCCGGCGAGTTGCTGCGCATCCGCGTTCGCGTGGTTCGCTCCGGCAAACTGGATTTCAGCATCGTTGCTGCGCAGGCTGTCGCCGCCGATGGCGAAGCGATTGCAATTGCAACCGATGCAGACGAATCCGCCGAAGCTGCCCTGAACGCAAACGCACCGATCGAATTCAGCGCAAACGCTTTCCCGAATCCGTTCAACCCATCCACCAAAATTGCTTTTGCGTTGCCGCAGAGCAGCAAAGTGGAACTGACGATTTACAACGCGCTCGGTCAGCAAGTCGCCCGTTTGATTGACGGAAAAGAATTTCAGCCCGGCAATCACAGCATTCAGTGGAACGCGGCATCGCTGCCCAGCGGGATGTATTTCTACGTCATCAAAACGCCGTACTTCCAGCACACCGCCAAAATGATGTTGCTGAAATAA
- a CDS encoding cadherin-like domain-containing protein codes for MKHQLFKWLTFLTFFVGATSVALAQGSIRMNDLSGGTVNGAAGTQFTIEVELGNPTAVSDLVGVSFNLDWDNAAFISAANAAVGDFFAPSPLFVAQPFADHYEVGVTSTSGGKSGSGLAATFTLEIAQDITSATTLNLTISNLSGLDGIGNPVTLTIENNPVSIDLQPVVTTVPSIRLSGPAEVAGSAGTSFNVDVSVGDPNAVSDLIGVSYFIMWESDSLISNDANSAGTFFNPSPLFVAQSFADHVEVGVTSTSGGKSGTGGTSSSTFSVASTVAVDDTVTLYLSQISALDTSGANVSLELVDTLSVILKAPVNQPPVAQNDIVSVPEDSSMVIDALQNDNEPENEPMTITALLRNPANGVAAILSGDSSISYQPNANYFGDDTLAYIVSDGAGNTDSATVFITVTPVNDAPTLDAIADTSMLEHQTLSLTLNAADIDGDALAFAFTGLPAFADTASIANGQLSLTFMPDSSDAGSYFIEVSASDGSAAATGSFTLLVGDSTLVGITGTAGNLPANFELMQNYPNPFNPSTSIRYALPQNADVKLTIYNIAGQQVAELVNEHQQAGFHTLVFDAKQLASGVYFYHISAGSFSSVKKLMLLK; via the coding sequence ATGAAACATCAACTGTTTAAATGGCTAACATTTTTGACATTTTTTGTCGGTGCAACTTCGGTTGCACTGGCGCAGGGTTCAATACGGATGAACGATTTATCCGGCGGCACGGTCAACGGCGCAGCCGGGACACAGTTTACCATCGAAGTCGAATTGGGAAATCCCACCGCGGTGAGCGATCTCGTCGGCGTATCCTTCAATCTGGATTGGGATAATGCGGCATTTATCAGCGCAGCCAACGCCGCCGTTGGCGATTTTTTCGCGCCGAGCCCGCTGTTTGTGGCGCAGCCGTTTGCAGATCACTACGAAGTTGGCGTGACCAGCACCTCCGGCGGAAAAAGCGGCAGCGGTTTGGCAGCCACATTTACGCTGGAAATTGCGCAGGACATCACCAGCGCAACCACGCTCAACCTGACCATCAGCAATCTTTCCGGGCTGGACGGCATCGGCAATCCGGTAACGCTGACCATCGAAAACAACCCGGTTTCCATCGATCTGCAACCGGTGGTGACGACCGTTCCGTCGATCCGGCTGAGCGGGCCGGCGGAAGTTGCGGGCAGCGCCGGCACATCATTTAATGTGGATGTCAGCGTTGGCGACCCGAACGCCGTGAGCGATTTGATTGGCGTATCCTACTTTATTATGTGGGAAAGCGATTCGCTGATCAGCAACGACGCCAACAGCGCCGGCACCTTTTTCAACCCTTCCCCGCTGTTTGTCGCCCAAAGTTTTGCGGATCATGTGGAAGTTGGCGTGACCAGCACTTCCGGCGGAAAAAGCGGAACGGGCGGCACGTCGAGCAGCACGTTTTCCGTGGCGTCTACCGTTGCGGTGGACGATACGGTCACGCTGTATCTCAGCCAGATTTCCGCGCTGGACACCAGCGGCGCCAACGTTTCGCTGGAACTGGTGGACACGCTGTCCGTTATTTTAAAAGCCCCGGTCAACCAGCCGCCGGTTGCCCAGAACGACATCGTTAGCGTGCCGGAAGACAGCTCGATGGTCATCGATGCGCTGCAAAACGACAACGAGCCGGAAAATGAGCCAATGACCATCACCGCGCTACTGCGCAATCCTGCCAACGGTGTCGCCGCGATTTTATCCGGTGATTCCAGCATCAGTTATCAGCCGAACGCCAATTATTTTGGCGACGATACGCTGGCCTATATCGTATCCGATGGCGCCGGAAATACGGACAGCGCAACGGTATTTATCACCGTTACGCCGGTGAACGACGCGCCAACGCTGGACGCCATCGCCGATACCAGCATGCTGGAACACCAGACCCTTTCGCTGACGCTCAACGCCGCAGACATCGACGGCGACGCGCTGGCTTTCGCCTTCACCGGATTGCCCGCTTTCGCGGACACAGCCAGCATCGCCAACGGTCAGTTATCACTGACATTTATGCCCGACAGCAGCGATGCCGGCAGCTATTTTATCGAAGTATCCGCCTCGGATGGCAGCGCCGCCGCAACCGGATCATTTACCCTGCTGGTCGGTGACAGCACGCTGGTCGGCATCACCGGAACAGCAGGCAACCTGCCCGCAAATTTTGAATTGATGCAAAATTATCCTAACCCGTTCAACCCGTCAACCAGCATTCGTTACGCGTTGCCGCAAAACGCGGATGTCAAATTGACCATTTATAATATCGCCGGTCAGCAGGTTGCGGAGCTGGTCAACGAGCATCAGCAAGCCGGATTTCATACCCTCGTGTTCGATGCCAAGCAATTAGCCAGCGGTGTATATTTCTATCACATCAGCGCCGGCAGCTTTTCATCCGTAAAAAAATTGATGCTGCTGAAATAA